Genomic segment of Umezawaea sp. Da 62-37:
GTCCCGCGTACGTGAGCGGTCCGGTCACCGTGATCGGTACGGACATCTACAAGTTGGACAACGACAAGGATGGCATCGGCTGCGAGTAGCCGCTACCGCGCCAGCAGCCCGCGGAGGGCGGCCGCCGCCAGTGCGTCCGCCTCCGCCGGACCCAGCGGCGCGTGGCCGCTGAGCAGGCGGAAGATCAGCGGCCCGAACAGCATGTCGATCGCCGTCTCCACGTCGACGCCCGCGTCCACCTCGCCCCGCTCCAGCGCGCGCCGCCACAGCAGCGCGACGGCCTCCCGGCGGCCCGCCAGGAAGAACTCGCGGAAGTACGGCGCCCCCGCCGGGTCGGTCACGCACGCCGCCAGCAGTTGCGCGAACGTGGTGCCCGCGGGGCTCGCGTAGAACTCGCTGACCCGGCGGACCTGCTCGGCGAGGTCGCCCGCCGCGCTGCCGGTGTCCGGGGACGGGACGGCGTGCGCCATCTCGGCCCCGAACGCCTCGGCGGCAACGGCGGTGCGGCTCGGCCAGTGCTTGTAGATCGTCGCCTTGCTGACCCCGGACCGGGCGCTGATCGCGTCGACCGTCGCCGCGGGCAGGCCGCCCTCGTGGAGCAGCGCGCAGGTGGCCGCGAGCACCGACTCGCGGGCTCGCAGGCTCTGCGGGCGCATCAGACCGCGGCGTCCGACGCCATGGTCAGGCCGCCTTGCTCAGCGCGTCGAACTCCTCGTCGGTCAGCTCGATGGCCGCTGCCGCCATGTTGTCCTCCAGGTGCTGGACGGACGACGTGCCGGGGATGGGCAGCACCACGGGGGAGCGCTTGAGCAGCCAGGCCAGCGCGAGCTGCGACGGCGTCGCGTCGTGCTCCTTGGCCGCGGTGTCCAGCGGGCCGCCCTCCTTGGCGAGCTTGCCGGTCGCGAGCGGGAACCACGGGATGAAGCCGATCCCGTTGGCCTCGCTGTACTCCAGCAGCGGGTCGGCGTCGCGCTTGGCGAGGTTGTAGAGGTTCTGCACCGACACGATCGTCGCGAACTCGCCCGCGGCCTTCACGTCGTCGACGGACACCTCGCTCAGCCCGATGTGCCGGATCTTGCCCTCCTGCTGGAGCTTCGCCAGCTCGCCGATCTGGTCGGCCAGCGGCACCTTCGGGTCGATGCGGTGCAGCTGCATCAGGTCGATCCGCTCCAGGCCGAGGTGGCGCAGGCTCAGCTCGGTCTGCTGGCGCAGGTACTCGGGGCGGCCGACCGGGATCCACTGGTTCGGGCCCTGCCGGGTGAAGCCCACCTTGGTCGCGATGACCAGGTTGTCCGCGTACGGGTGCAGCGCCTTCTTGATGAGCAGGTCCGCGGTGAACGGGCCGTACGCGTCAGCGGTGTCGATGAGCGTGACACCCAGCTCGACCGCGCGGCGCAGCACGGCGACCGCGTTGTCCGGGTCGGCGGACTCGCCCCACACGCCCTTGCCGGGCAACTGCATCGCGCCGTAGCCGAGACGGGTCACTTCGAGGTCGCCGCCGATGGTGAACGTGCTGGTCACACATGCCTCCAAAAGTAAACTGAACGTACAGTTCAGTTTACTCCCGTTCCTCGTACGGCGCAGGACCTGGAGCCACGCCTCGTCGTCGCGCTGGGGATGGTGCACCGGCCCGTGCCGCTGTTCCTGGACGAGCCGTCGGCCGGTCTCGACCCGCGGAACCGGGCGAACCTGTGGGAGCACGTCCCGCGGCCGCGCGCGTCCGGCACGACGGTCTTCCCCACCACGCACCACCCGGAGGAGGCCGAACGGGTCGTGGTGGTCGACCACGGCCGGATCGTCGCCGACGACACGCCTAGGCCAGGGCCAGTTCGGCGAACACCAGTCGGTGGTCCGAGCCCGGCAGCGTGCGCTCGGCGGCCGACACGCCCACGAGCCCGCGGCCGTGCAGCACGTGGTCGAGCTGGACCAGCGGCAACGCGGACGGCCAGGTCGGCGCCCACCCCCGCCCGACCTCGGCGTGGGTGTCGACCAGGCCCGCCGCCAGCAAGCCCCGCAGCGACGCGTGGTCGAGGGTCGCGTTGAAGTCGCCCAGCACCACCACGTCCTCACCCGCCACGGCCTTGAGCGCGTTCAGGTCCTGCGTCCACAGCCCGACGTCACCGGCCGGGTAGTACGTGTGCACGGCCACCAGGCGCACCTTCCGCCCGCCCACCGCGACCGTCGCCGTCGTCTGCGGCCACGTCGTCGGCGCGTCCAGCGGTCCGCCGTCGGTCAGGGGCGTGCGCGAGTACAGCGACGAGTCGTCCTGCGGCCGCAGCTCCCGGTACGGCATCAACTCCCGCAACCCGGCGGCGTCCAGCGCCGGGATCGCCCCCGGCGGCAGCTCCTCCACCGCCAGCACGTCCACCCGCTCCGACCGCGCGAACTCCACCAGCGCCCGCGGATCCACCTGCCCGACGTGCGAGTTGATCGTCGCCACCCGCAACCGCGCCGTGTTCGCAGGCGCGACCCCGTCGGCCGCGAACCGCGGCACCAGCACCACCAGCTGCACCACCACCAGCACCACCGCGAGCCCCGCCGACCACCACGCCCGCACAGCCGCCAACACCCCCGCGACCACCACCGTGACCACCGCCGCGACCGGCACCCCGATCACCACCAACGCCAATACCGAACCCTCGTCGAGGCCGGTCAGGCGGATGACCAGCAGCGCCGCGACGCACACCAGCACGACCGCGCACCCGACCCGCACGACGGACCGGAAGCGCCGCCGAGGCGGATCGGCGACTGCCATGGGGGTTCTCCACGTTCGTCGGCGGTGCGGGCCGCCCGAACCTAACCGAGGGGCACCACGGCCACGCGGGCCCGGTGGGCTGGTGAGTTCGTCGGCAACGGCCCGTGCGCGGAGGTCGTCCGTCGTCCGATCGGGGGAACCGACGACGGTGGCGCCGCCCACGGGCTGACGCCGCTGGGCCGCACGCCGGTGGACGTGATCGAGCACTCCCGCACCTGGGCGCGCACGAACTTCGACGAGCCGGCGCGGGCGGAGTTCGACGGGTCCACGCCGCCGATCCCCTGATCGACGGCGTGGACCCGCGTGGAGCGGATGGGGCCGGAGAGACTCGAACTCTCACTGGCACGGACCTAAACCGTGTGCCTCTGCCAATTGGGCTACGACCCCGTAGGGCAAGCCTATCGACACGCTCCCGCCGCTGACCAACTACGGTGGGGCAAGCCCTAGGGCACCGCTGACAGGAGGACATGTGGCTCGCGACCCCGACACCATCCAGCGTGAGATCGAGCAGGCCCGCGACGCGTTGGCCACGACCCTGGACGAGCTGGGTACGAGGGCCAGTCCCCAGCGCTTCGTCGACGAGGGCAAGGCCACCGTGCGCGCCAAGTTCGACGACCCGAAGGTCAAGTACGCGCTCATCGCGGTGGGCGTCGTCGTCGGTCTCCTGGTCGTGCGCAAGCTGTTCCGCTGACCGCGGGGTCCAGCGGGCCACCCGGCCCGCTGGACCTCCGGTTCACGGGAACAGCAGGAACCAGGCGAACAACCCCGTGGCGCCGTTCGCCCAGGCGAGCAGCGCGAGGCGGAGCCAGCGGAACTTCAGCCGCGCGATCCCGGCCAGTTCGTGCGCCGACCGCCACGCCTCGCGGGAGGAGTCCCGCGGGTCGGCCGCGTCCAGCACGTGCGCGGGCGTGGCCGCCACCGTCGGCCACGAGAAGCGCGAGTACCCGTCGTTGACGACCCGAGGGCGCAGCGCCGCGGTCAGGGCGAACGCGGTGGTCACCACCGCCAGCAGCGTCCACACCAGCACCGCCGCCACGGCCCATTCCCGCGGGGATTCGGGCGGGAACGACGCGCGGATCGCCGTCCGCTGGCCCACCAGCGCGCCGCCGAGGATCGTGGTGGCGGTCGCCATCAGCCCCGCCTTGGTGTCCGCGTTCGAGACCCACCCGCTGAACTGGGTGATCGCGAACTGGGCCTCCGCCAGGCTGCCGGACCTCCGCCGGGTCACCTTCCTCACGACGCCGTCCGCGCCACGTGGATCCAGGCGTGGTCGTCGACTTCCTTGACCACGAACGGCACCCGCCGGAACGCGAAGTGCTCGACGAGCAGCGGGTCCTGGAACACCACGCCGCGGTACCAGGAGTCGGACACCACGACCGCGAGGTTCGCCTCGGGGGCCGCCATCAGCGCCTCGCGGCCAGCGGGCAGGTCGACGAGCCTGCACGCGGTGTTGAGGTCGCGGCCGATCCAGCCCCGGTCGTCCCTGGCGACCTCCCCGGCGTGCAGGGCGAGCCGCAGCTTCATCCGCACGGGCGCGGTGCTGCGGCGGGCGTGTCTGCCGAGTTCGCGCTCCAGGTTGTGGACGAGCTTCTCGGTGATCGTCCTCTTGGGCACCGTCGCCGGGATCAGCAGGATGATGCTGTCGCCCCGGTCCTGGGTCATGTCGTGGGGCCAGGGGATGCCGGACGCGGCCATCGCGGCCTCGAGAACCGTGTACAACTCCTTGCGCAGCCACCTCTGGTCCTCATCGGACCTCATTCCGTACCCCGCTATGTCGGCGATGACTAACGAGTGGTGGGTCAAGTTCTCGTCCATGGAAAGCTGCGTACTCCTTCGACGTGGTGCGCCTACGAGAATTGCGTATTCCGGTCCGCTATCCGATGTTAGTTTCTTCTGGAGTCCGCCGGACCCGTACTGGCGGCCGCGCTGACGAGATCCACCCTGGTGCGTCGGGGACCTCATGGCTCCGCAGTTTGGCGGTTCGCTACCGCCCGGAGTCTGCTACGTCCCGGAGCTTCGCCACGTCGGGCAGGACGGTCTGGCCGGAGCCGCCGAGCATCAGGCCCGCCTTCTTCAACGCGTGCAGGTGCCGTTCCGCCGTCCGCCCCTTGATGCCCGCGAGCGAGCCCAGCTCCACCGCGGTGAGCGCGAACGGCAGCGTGCAGCGGGTCTCGGTCGTCCACCCGCAGGTCTTGGCCAGCTCCACCAGCACGCGGGCGACCCTGGAGTACGAGCCGTTGGCGAAGAACTCGACCCGCCGCTGGTCAGCCCACCGGAAGCGCTCGCTGCCCATCCGCAGCAGCGGGGTGTGGACCTTAGGGGTCTCCTCGACGAACCGCTTCCACTCCGCGAGCGGGATGGACCGCGCGACGACCTCGCCGCAGGCGATCACGGTCGCCGAGCGCGGGTTGCCGTCGTAGGCGGCCAGCTCGCCGACCACGTCGCCGCCCACCCGGATCGCGAGGAGGGCCAGGTCGCCGTTCTCCACTCCGGCGACCACCTTGACCACACCGCTCAGCAGGACGACCACGTGCTCGTCGCGGTTGCCCTGTTCCAGGATCCGGGTGCCGTCCTCGTGGGAAAGGCGGGTGCCCAGTTTGAGCATCTCTTTGCGGATGGCGGCACCCAATTGGCCCAGCAGCGTCGTGTTCGGCCATGTGGGGGAATTGCGGGAAGGCGGCTGGACTATGACAGCCTCCTCTAATCGCGAAGTCATTGCTGCGCGATTCGGAGCCTACTGTCGAATACTCCTGGAAGTGTCCGCAAAAGCGGTACTCCGCAGTACCTACTGCGCGCCCACCAGCGGCATCAGGACCTGGTCCACCACGCGGTCCACGAACGGCGTGTCCAGCGGGTCGCCGGTCAGCATCAGCCGGTAGATCAGGGCCGCGCCCGCCAGCTCCACGGTCATGCCCAGCGGCGCGTGCGGGCGGATCTCGCCGCGTTCGCTCGCGCGCTCCAGGATGCCGCGCAGCACGTCGCGCTGGGAGATCAGGAACGTCTCCCGGAACGCCGCCGCCAGCTCCGGCTCGTGCGGCAGCTCGCCGACCAGTGCCTGCGCCGCCTTGCCGATCGGGCCGGACAGGAACGCCGCGAACGAGTTCAGGAACTCCCGCAGGTCCTCGGCCAGCGACCCGGTGTCGGGCGTCGCCAGGTTCCGGCTCGCCAGCTGGGCGCAGGTGTCGATCACCAGGTCGAGCTTGGACTCCCAGCGGCGGTAGATCGTCGCCTTGCCCGCCCGCGCCCTGGCCGCCACGGCGTCCATCGTGAGGGCCCGGTAGCCGACCTCGGCCATCACTTCGAGCGCGGCTTGGCGCAGAGCGTCGTCCCTGCTCGCGTCGCGCGGCCTGCCGCGCTGGGGAGAGCGGGTCTCGTCGGTGTACGCCGGCGTAGCCAAAGTCAAGCCGCCTTCCTCATCTGCACGTGCACGGTTGAAGCATCCTAGGCGTGTTCGACCGTGCGCACGCCGCCATCCCCGCCTCCCGAACACGATCCGAACACGACTGGCCCAGTGGCCGTCCCCGTCCGGTGCGACCGGCCGCCGGTCGGGCCGTGGTCAACCCGCCAGCCGTCCCGCCACGCCCCGCCACACGACGTCCATCACGTAGTCCACGGCGAGTGCGGGCCCCACTTCGGGCCGCCGTTCGCACCACAGCGCCAGCCGCTCGCAGGACCCCACCACGATCTCCGCGAAGGCCTCCGCCTCCAGCGGTTCCAGGTCGGGCGAGAACCCCGCGATCACCGCCTCGATCAACGCCGTCTGCTGCGTGCGGATCCCCTCGATCTCCTCGACCGCCGACGGTACCGTGATCGCGCCCTCCTGCCGCAGCAGCGCCCAGGACCGCCGGTGGTCGACGATGAACTCGAAGAACGCCAGCAACCCCTTGCGCAGCAGGTCTTCCGGCCCCTCCGCGCCGACGATCGCCTCCTCGGTCTTGGTCCGCAGCTCGGTCCGCGCCCGGTGGATGCACCCGATCAGCAGACCCTCCTTGGACCCGAAGTACTCGTAGAGCATCGGCTTGGACACCCCGACCCGCAGGGCGATCTCGTCCATGGACGTGGCCAGGTACCCCTGCTCGGCGAACACGACCTCGGCGACGTCGAGCATCTGGGCCTTGCGCTCGGCTTTCGGCATGCGCCGCCTGGGCACGGGCTGGATGCTGGTCACCGCGGAAGGGTACTACCGGAAGTAACTTACTTCGAGTAACCTACTGGCGAGTATCCGGCCGGACCGCGGAGGTTGCGCACTGATGGGCACGCACCGGGACGTCGAAGTACTGATCGTGGGCACGGGTTTCTCCGGCCTCGGCATGGCGATCGAGCTCAAGCGCACGGGAAGGCACGACTTCGTCGTCCTGGAGAAGGCGTCCGACCTCGGCGGCACGTGGCGCGACAACCGGTACCCCGGCTGCGCGTGCGACGTGCAGTCGCACATGTACTCGTACTCGTTCGAGCTGAACCCGAACTGGTCGCGGGCCTTCGCCGAGCAGCCGGAGATCTGGGCCTACCTCCAGGGCGTGGCGGACAAGTACGACCTGCGGCGGCACATCAGGTTCGACACCGAGTTCAGCGCCGCCCGCTGGGACGAGGAGGCGAAGGTCTGGCACGTCGAGGCGGGCACCGGCGACACCTACACCGCCAGGGCGCTCGTGATGGGCGTCGGCGCGCTGCACATCCCGAACGTGCCGGAGCTGCCCGGCGTGGAGCGGTTCCAGGGCAAGGTCTTCCACTCGGCCCGCTGGGACGACGACTACGACCTCACCGGCAAGAGCGTCGCCGTGGTCGGCACCGGCGCCAGCGCCATCCAGTTCGTGCCCAGGATCGCCGACCGGGTCCAGCGGCTGTCCCTCTTCCAGCGCACGCCCCCGTGGATCATGCCGAAGGGCGACCGCCCCATCAGCGAGCGCGAGCACAGGCTGTTCCGGCGGGTGCCGTTCGCCCAGCGCCTGTTCCGCGACGCCGTCTACTGGATGCGGGAGTCGATGGCGCTCGGGTTCGCGGTGAACCCGAAGATCATGAAGGTGGCGCAGGGCGTCGCCCGTCGGCACATGAGGCGCCAAGTGCCGGACCGCGAGCTGCGCCGGAAACTCACCCCGGACTACACGATGGGCTGCAAGCGGGTGCTCATCTCCAACGACTACTACCCGGCGCTGTCCCGGCCGAACGTCGACCTCGTCACCGAGGGGATCGCGGAGGTGCGGGAGAACTCCGTGGTGGACGCGGCGGGCGTCGAACGCCCGGTGGACGCGATCATCTACGGCACCGGGTTCCACGTGATCGACGCCTACGGGTACCTGTCGATCACCGGCAGGGACGGCCGCGACCTGGCCAAGGAGTGGCAGGTCCAAGGGGCCCAGAGCCACTACGGCATCACGGTGTCCGGGTTCCCGAACTTCTTCTTCCTGCTGGGGCCGAACACGGGGCTGGGGCACAACTCGGTGGTGTTCATGGCCGAGTCCCAGATCAAGTACGTGTCGCAGTGCCTGGAGATGCTCGGCGGGGCCGACGAACTGGAGGTCCGGCCCGAGGCGCAGCGGCGGTTCAACGAGGGGATCCAGCGCAAGCTGAGCCGCGGCGTGTGGACCGAGGGCGGGTGCATGAGCTGGTACCTCGACGCCCAGGGCGTGAACCGGACGATCTGGCCGGGGTTCACCTGGCGGTACTGGATGCGGACCAGGAAGGTGCGCGCCGACGACTTCGTGCTGACCGAGAAGCCGCGCGCGTCCGCCTGAGGACAGCGGGAAGGGGCGCGCCCGTCGTGGGCGCGCCCCTTCCCGGAACGAGGATCAGGCGTCCGCGCGCTGGCCCGCGGCCTTGGCGCGCTCGGCCCGCAGCCTGGTGACGGCGGGCAGGTCCAGCGGCGACAGCTTCACGCCGGTGGCCCACTCGATCAGCAGGTCGGCGATCTGCGGGTTCCGCGGCAGCACGGGCCCGTGCAGGTACGTGCACAGGATCTTGCCCTGCACAGCCCCCTCCACCTTCCCGTCGTTGCCGGTCCCCACGGTCACGTGCGCGAGCGGCTGCGCGGACGGGCCGAGTTCGGTCCGCCCCTGGTGGTTCTCGAACCCCGTCAGGAAGCCCTCGAACAACCCGTTGGCGGGCTTGGCGAGCACCTCGCCGATCGCCCGCGACCCACCCGCGTAGGACACCGAGTCGATCAGCCCGAGGCCGGGGTGCGTCACGTCGTCGGCGCGGGTGAACTTCTCGCCGAAGATCTGGATCCCGGCGCACACGCCCAGCACCACGGCTCCGCGCGCGGCGGCGCGCTGGAGACCGGGGTTGTCCCGCAGGTGCCGCACGGCCAGCGTCTGCGCCGTGTCCTCGCCGCCACCCACCACGTAGATGTCGCATGAGTCCGGCACGGACTCGCCGAAGTTCACCGAGACGATCTCCGAGGAGATCCCGCGCCACGCCAGCCGCTTGTCGAGCACGACGGCGTTGCCGAAGTCCCCGTACGTGCCCAGCAGGTCGGGCAGCACGAGTGCGATGCGGACGGTCGAGTCATTCACCGGCCGACCTCGCGTTCAGGTCGCGGAACGCCGTGTAGTTCGCGATGACCTCGACCGCCCCCTGGGGCAGCGCGTCGATGGCGAGCAGCGGGTCCGGCACGATCTTGTGCTCCACCTCGGCGTAGGTCAGGCGGACGGCTAGGTCGG
This window contains:
- a CDS encoding TetR/AcrR family transcriptional regulator, which encodes MPKAERKAQMLDVAEVVFAEQGYLATSMDEIALRVGVSKPMLYEYFGSKEGLLIGCIHRARTELRTKTEEAIVGAEGPEDLLRKGLLAFFEFIVDHRRSWALLRQEGAITVPSAVEEIEGIRTQQTALIEAVIAGFSPDLEPLEAEAFAEIVVGSCERLALWCERRPEVGPALAVDYVMDVVWRGVAGRLAG
- a CDS encoding glutamine amidotransferase; protein product: MNDSTVRIALVLPDLLGTYGDFGNAVVLDKRLAWRGISSEIVSVNFGESVPDSCDIYVVGGGEDTAQTLAVRHLRDNPGLQRAAARGAVVLGVCAGIQIFGEKFTRADDVTHPGLGLIDSVSYAGGSRAIGEVLAKPANGLFEGFLTGFENHQGRTELGPSAQPLAHVTVGTGNDGKVEGAVQGKILCTYLHGPVLPRNPQIADLLIEWATGVKLSPLDLPAVTRLRAERAKAAGQRADA
- a CDS encoding DUF3618 domain-containing protein — protein: MARDPDTIQREIEQARDALATTLDELGTRASPQRFVDEGKATVRAKFDDPKVKYALIAVGVVVGLLVVRKLFR
- a CDS encoding endonuclease/exonuclease/phosphatase family protein, producing MAVADPPRRRFRSVVRVGCAVVLVCVAALLVIRLTGLDEGSVLALVVIGVPVAAVVTVVVAGVLAAVRAWWSAGLAVVLVVVQLVVLVPRFAADGVAPANTARLRVATINSHVGQVDPRALVEFARSERVDVLAVEELPPGAIPALDAAGLRELMPYRELRPQDDSSLYSRTPLTDGGPLDAPTTWPQTTATVAVGGRKVRLVAVHTYYPAGDVGLWTQDLNALKAVAGEDVVVLGDFNATLDHASLRGLLAAGLVDTHAEVGRGWAPTWPSALPLVQLDHVLHGRGLVGVSAAERTLPGSDHRLVFAELALA
- a CDS encoding TetR/AcrR family transcriptional regulator, with the protein product MTLATPAYTDETRSPQRGRPRDASRDDALRQAALEVMAEVGYRALTMDAVAARARAGKATIYRRWESKLDLVIDTCAQLASRNLATPDTGSLAEDLREFLNSFAAFLSGPIGKAAQALVGELPHEPELAAAFRETFLISQRDVLRGILERASERGEIRPHAPLGMTVELAGAALIYRLMLTGDPLDTPFVDRVVDQVLMPLVGAQ
- a CDS encoding Crp/Fnr family transcriptional regulator, translated to MLKLGTRLSHEDGTRILEQGNRDEHVVVLLSGVVKVVAGVENGDLALLAIRVGGDVVGELAAYDGNPRSATVIACGEVVARSIPLAEWKRFVEETPKVHTPLLRMGSERFRWADQRRVEFFANGSYSRVARVLVELAKTCGWTTETRCTLPFALTAVELGSLAGIKGRTAERHLHALKKAGLMLGGSGQTVLPDVAKLRDVADSGR
- a CDS encoding TetR/AcrR family transcriptional regulator, producing MRPQSLRARESVLAATCALLHEGGLPAATVDAISARSGVSKATIYKHWPSRTAVAAEAFGAEMAHAVPSPDTGSAAGDLAEQVRRVSEFYASPAGTTFAQLLAACVTDPAGAPYFREFFLAGRREAVALLWRRALERGEVDAGVDVETAIDMLFGPLIFRLLSGHAPLGPAEADALAAAALRGLLAR
- a CDS encoding aldo/keto reductase — encoded protein: MTSTFTIGGDLEVTRLGYGAMQLPGKGVWGESADPDNAVAVLRRAVELGVTLIDTADAYGPFTADLLIKKALHPYADNLVIATKVGFTRQGPNQWIPVGRPEYLRQQTELSLRHLGLERIDLMQLHRIDPKVPLADQIGELAKLQQEGKIRHIGLSEVSVDDVKAAGEFATIVSVQNLYNLAKRDADPLLEYSEANGIGFIPWFPLATGKLAKEGGPLDTAAKEHDATPSQLALAWLLKRSPVVLPIPGTSSVQHLEDNMAAAAIELTDEEFDALSKAA
- a CDS encoding Pycsar system effector family protein, translated to MRKVTRRRSGSLAEAQFAITQFSGWVSNADTKAGLMATATTILGGALVGQRTAIRASFPPESPREWAVAAVLVWTLLAVVTTAFALTAALRPRVVNDGYSRFSWPTVAATPAHVLDAADPRDSSREAWRSAHELAGIARLKFRWLRLALLAWANGATGLFAWFLLFP
- a CDS encoding NAD(P)/FAD-dependent oxidoreductase, with the translated sequence MGTHRDVEVLIVGTGFSGLGMAIELKRTGRHDFVVLEKASDLGGTWRDNRYPGCACDVQSHMYSYSFELNPNWSRAFAEQPEIWAYLQGVADKYDLRRHIRFDTEFSAARWDEEAKVWHVEAGTGDTYTARALVMGVGALHIPNVPELPGVERFQGKVFHSARWDDDYDLTGKSVAVVGTGASAIQFVPRIADRVQRLSLFQRTPPWIMPKGDRPISEREHRLFRRVPFAQRLFRDAVYWMRESMALGFAVNPKIMKVAQGVARRHMRRQVPDRELRRKLTPDYTMGCKRVLISNDYYPALSRPNVDLVTEGIAEVRENSVVDAAGVERPVDAIIYGTGFHVIDAYGYLSITGRDGRDLAKEWQVQGAQSHYGITVSGFPNFFFLLGPNTGLGHNSVVFMAESQIKYVSQCLEMLGGADELEVRPEAQRRFNEGIQRKLSRGVWTEGGCMSWYLDAQGVNRTIWPGFTWRYWMRTRKVRADDFVLTEKPRASA